A single genomic interval of Osmia lignaria lignaria isolate PbOS001 chromosome 9, iyOsmLign1, whole genome shotgun sequence harbors:
- the Nelf-E gene encoding negative elongation factor E, giving the protein MQNMVYLHFPSNLTEEELMLQAKYNKLKRKKKALQDLKSPKQETERIPQTPKRPTEARDAREVAKKLIKSGVITAPKTPKRPEQSFKRPRGLVRKLNSTEKTVSSYQPFSATQMEEEETETARPRVKDLYDSFVSAQDTEDRTGSDTQSPSKQETKPRAGNTIFVCGYKISEDFLKKHFQTFGNIINISMEAEKNRGFITFDKSEAAERAISEMDGSMVSSIQLKVSLARRQPIIESINDVTSSSMWSPIAANYSQKSVHKDRRDLKVYEEDLFV; this is encoded by the exons atGCAAAATATGGTGTACTTACATTTCCCATCGAATTTAACGGAAGAGGAGTTAATGTTGCAAGCAAAGTATAATAAACTTAAAAGGAAG AAAAAGGCATTGCAAGATTTAAAATCTCCAAAACAAGAGACTGAACGTATACCACAGACCCCAAAAAGGCCAACAGAAGCAAGAGATGCAAGGGAAGTTGCTAAAAAACTAATAAAATCGGGTGTAATCACAGCTCCAAAGACTCCTAAAAGACCAGAGCAGTCCTTTAAAAGACCACGTGGATTAGTAAGAAAATTAAACAGTACAGAAAAAACAGTAAGCTCTTACCAACCATTCTCAGCTACACAGATGGAAGAGGAAGAAACAGAAACAGCACGGCCAAGGGTTAAAGATTTGTATGATAGTTTTGTAAGTGCTCAAGATACAGAGGATCGTACCGGTAGCGATACGCAATCGCCATCAAAACAGGAAACAAAACCCCGCGCGGGGAATACAATATTTGTATGTGGTTACAAAATATCagaagattttttgaaaaaacattttcagacatttggaaatattattaatatttcaatggaagCAGAAAAAAA ccGTGGATTTATAACATTCGATAAATCGGAAGCGGCTGAAAGGGCAATAAGTGAGATGGATGGTAGCATGGTATCTTCGATTCAGTTAAAAGTATCGTTAGCACGGCGACAACCTATAATAGAATCTATAAATGACGTTACGTCTAGCTCTATGTGGTCACCAATCGCGGCAAATTATTCTCAGAAAAGTGTGCACAAAGATAGGAGAGATCTGAAAGTGTACGAGGAAGACCTTTTTGTGTGa
- the Usp47 gene encoding ubiquitin specific protease 47, giving the protein MVCIAGLPCVIKFNLYNGAKDKNLSNIEFVLNESTRGRDLYDYIQECGQIQPDSFKLYLLSSEVMIDLSEMKDKTMSEIGVDFSYARDSTKSKYTLVVLDSTSTSFCTNSLVQKQVECNLPTYNPPPPSPNHSSVWSEGNVDFKSLNKPEICYVGLVNQAMTCYLNSLLQALYMTPEFRNALYNWEYVEGSEKDEANSIPYQLQKLFLNLQTSAKSAVETTALTKSFGWDSTEAWQQHDIQELCRVMFDALEQKFKNTEQADLINRLYEGKMIDYVKCLECSTEKSREDTFLDIPLPVRPFGSNVAYSSVEEALRAFVQYETLEGNNQYFCEKCNKKCDAHKGLKFTKFPYLLTLHLKRFDFDFKTFHRIKLNDKVTFPDILNLNPFISSIPNQESPSSDENIGLVKCDDSSTTDSGTLDDDYVLCENNLSNSNHSTNHDQDDDEGIDMSNGPSTSNCTVHNHENEKNRNSSSAAKGPYNYELFSIMIHSGSASGGHYYAYIKDFRTQEWLCFNDQSVTQITHDDIQKTYGGGPSRPYRVSSSCANAYMLMYRQIDPVRNALPMQVQDFPKHIQELLKKMKENEDNDRKTRISQHESHTLRIPHDENRMSQHESHTLRMCVPLYETLASNSKSHMSQLDSRIGYFTRKVKVHCIRPNENILLSHRLPLPPDATWAETTKQVYKDFRLEKIVDLDQCRLVAYDEYNHEIVASYEGRENETFESISNNRINSLLLEIRDKDKKFESYPRGIVTKVFIVDVPTRELIEGPIIVRALLTQTVKEYKQMVGKKINIDLSEMEVVLRKHGTDTTLVSNSDVDLQAAGFCNLVNVFMSSMLDTEYKPFFNTAICGIVEELENIITLRIKLPDTSKETLEDLNIPPLEEEPKDKEKPVVSTSPSKVSVNDSNHDAGPKSNEVSKTGKTTEDTPVRNPSPQLGEGEEWNTPEQSNSEDSSLSDSDKTLVGDAPEDDVFQLPYLPSKNRAIKMLNHIGLENWDNVIDDSEYYVKVTPYMSSYRKCLKVLVDKRMTFSTLKKHLEPYVGVRSDYFKIFRYFNESGESQCSLFNRLVSYEDEEELCIKLGRALRNGEFTVKLYQFFIDSPKPYKFLCEWILSEGMQVGQAKKEFLAEIKRKYDIDIPYERCRLRKKCFSKATKVFLDDQKFELPFYPQVEMIIQELPDKEPITNGNQVVLFVRRWSVETMQLAPLQEIVLDRKSAEELYKKLSSISDIPEKHIEVAKAKASFSYTSIVRIQNELEWNETMIDIEPSIQDGAEYIYRDNRETVKNLTREEFSEIAVQEVSRLLPPSSAPRYSARREKALRINLDTE; this is encoded by the exons ATGGTTTGTATAGCTGGTCTACCATGCGTGATTAAGTTCAATCTATATAATGGAGCCAAAGATAAGAATCTTTCCAACATCGAATTTGTATTGAACGAATCTACTCGCGGCAGAGATCTTTATGATTATATTCAAGAATGTGGACAAATACAGCCTGACAGctttaaattatatttgttgTCATCAGAAGTAATG ATTGATTTATCTGAAATGAAGGATAAAACAATGTCAGAAATTGGTGTAGATTTTTCCTACGCTCGAGATTCAACTAAATCTAAATACACACTTGTAGTTTTGGATTCAACCAGTACAAGTTTTTGTACCAATAGTTTGGTACAAAAACAAGTCGAATGTAATCTACCTACATATAATCCTCCGCCACCATCTCCTAATCATTCATCTGTATGGAGCGAAGGAAATGTTGACTTTAAAAGTCTCAATAAACCTGAAATAT GTTATGTTGGTTTAGTAAATCAAGCAATGACTTGTTATTTAAATAGTCTACTTCAGGCATTGTATATGACTCCCGAATTTCGAAATGCACTGTATAATTGGGAATATGTAGAAGGATCAGAGAAAGATGAAGCTAATAGTATCCCGTATCAGTTACAAAAGTTGTTTTTAAACCTACag acATCGGCAAAATCTGCAGTGGAGACAACAGCATTAACAAAAAGCTTTGGTTGGGATTCAACAGAAGCCTGGCAGCAACATGATATTCAAGAACTTTGTAGAGTTATGTTTGATGCTTTAGAACAAAAATTTAAGAATACAGAACAAGCTGATTTAATTAACAGACTCTATGAAG GAAAGATGATTGATTATGTTAAATGCCTTGAATGTAGTACTGAAAAATCTAGAGAGGATACTTTTCTTGATATTCCATTACCAGTAAGACCATTTGGTAGTAATGTGGCATACAGTAGTGTG gAAGAAGCTTTAAGAGCCTTTGTACAGTATGAAACGTTGGAAGGaaataatcaatatttttgtGAAAAATGTAACAAGAAATGTGACGCTCATAAAGGATTAAAGTTTACAAAATTTCCCTATCTTTTAACGCTACATCTTAAAcgatttgattttgattttaaaaCTTTCCACAGAATTAAGTTGAACGATAA ggttacttttccagatatattaaatttaaatcctTTTATATCCTCGATACCAAATCAAGAATCTCCGAGCAGCGATGAAAATATTGGTTTAGTAAAATGCGATGACAGTTCGACAACAGATAGCGGTACATTAGATGACGATTATGTCCTATGTGAAAATAATCTTTCCAACAGTAATCATTCGACAAATCACGATCAAGACGATGATGAAG GTATAGACATGAGTAATGGACCGTCGACATCAAATTGCACAGTACACAatcatgaaaatgaaaaaaatcgtAATAGCAGCAGTGCGGCTAAAGGACCttataattatgaattattttcaattatgatCCATAGTGGGAGCGCTAGTGGTGGCCATTATTATGCCTACATCAAAGATTTCAGAACACAAGAATGGTTGTGTTTTAACGATCAAAGTGTAACTCAG atCACTCATGATGATATTCAGAAAACATATGGTGGTGGTCCAAGTAGACCGTATAGAGTATCAAGTAGTTGTGCCAATGCATATATGCTGATGTATCGTCAGATCGATCCTGTTCGTAATGCTTTACCCATGCAAGTGCAAGATTTTCCGAAACACATACAG gAGTTGTtgaaaaagatgaaagaaaatgaGGATAATGATAGGAAAACTCGTATATCGCAACACGAAAGTCACACGCTACGTATCCCACACGACGAAAATCGTATGTCACAACACGAAAGTCACACACTACGTATGTGTGTGCCACTTTATGAAACCCTTGCGTCAAACTCGAAATCTCATATGTCGCAACTCGATTCTCGTATAGGTTACTTTACTCGTAAAGTAAAAGTGCACTGTATACGTCCGAATGAAAATATTCTACTGAGTCATAGACTTCCCTTGCCGCCCGACGCAACTTGGGCAGAAACAACAAAGCAAGTTTATAAAGACTTCCGTTTAGAAAAGATAGTAGATTTAGATCAGTGTCGTTTAGTTGCTTACGACGAGTATAATCACGAAATCGTGGCCAGCTACGAAGGAAGGGAAAACGAAACATTTGAAAGTATTTCGAATAATCGAATAAATAGCCTGTTATTAGAAATACGtgataaagataaaaaattcGAATCATATCCAAGAG GTATCGTTACAAAAGTATTTATTGTTGATGTACCTACAAGAGAACTTATAGAAGGTCCAATAATCGTACGAGCTTTACTTACGCAAACTGTAAAAGAATATAAACAAATGGTTGGAAAGAAAATCAATATAGATCTCAGTGAGATGGAGGTAGTTTTGCGAAAACATGGAACAGATACTACACTCGTGTCGAATAGCGATGTTGATCTTCAAGCTGCAGGGTTTTGTAATTTGGTCAACGTGTTCATGTCTAGTATGCTGGATACCGAGTATAAACCTTTCTTTAACACAGCAATATGCGGAATTGTTGAAGAGTTAGAAAACATCATAACGTTACGTATAAAGTTACCCGATACAAGTAAAG AAACGCTGGAAGATTTAAATATCCCACCATTAGAAGAGGAACCTAAAGACAAAGAGAAACCTGTGGTTTCAACCAGTCCATCCAAAGTAAGTGTTAACGACTCGAATCACGATGCTGGTCCGAAATCTAACGAAGTTTCAAAGACTGGAAAAACTACCGAAGATACTCCTGTAAGAAATCCGAGTCCACAATTGGGAGAAGGTGAAGAATGGAATACTCCTGAACAAAGTAATAGCGAGGATAGTAGTCTCAGTGATAGTGATAAAACATTGGTCGGGGATGCTCCGGAAGATGATGTTTTTCAATTACCGTATCTTCCTTCAAAAAATCGTGCCATTAAAATGCTAAATCACATTGGACTTGAAAATTGGGACAATGTTATCGATGATTCGGAATATTATGTAAAAGTCACCCCTTACATGAGTAGTTATCGAAAGT GTTTAAAGGTACTGGTTGATAAAAGGATGACATTCAGTACCTTAAAGAAACATTTAGAACCTTATGTTGGTGTACGTTcagattatttcaaaatatttcgttACTTTAACGAATCTGGCGAATCTCAATGTAGTCTATTTAATCGACTTGTTTCCTACGAGGATGAGGAGGAACTTTGCATAAAGCTTGGACGTGCTCTACGCAATGGTGAATTTACAGTAAAATTATATCAGTTTTTCATTGATTCACCTAAG CCTTACAAATTTTTGTGCGAGTGGATCCTTTCGGAGGGTATGCAAGTCGGTCAAGCGAAAAAAGAATTCTTGGCagaaattaaaaggaaataCGATATAGATATTCCATATGAAAGGTGTCGATTGAGGAAAAAGTGTTTTAGCAAAGCTACAAAAGTATTTTTAGACGATCAGAAATTCGAGCTTCCATTCTATCCGCAAGTCGAAATGATCATACAAGAGTTACCTGACAAGGAGCCAATTACCAATGGCAATCAAGTTGTTTTATTTGTCCGAAGATGGTCCGTTGAAACAATGCAACTTGCACCACTTCAGGAAATTGTTTTGGATAGAAAGTCTGCAGAGGAATTGTACAAAAAA ttGTCATCTATATCGGATATACCTGAAAAACACATAGAGGTAGCAAAAGCAAAAGCTTCTTTCTCATATACGTCAATCGTTCGAATTCAGAATGAATTAGAGTGGAACGAAACCATGATTGATATTGAACCTAGTATTCAGGATGGTGCTGAGTACATATATAG GGATAACAGGGAAACGGTAAAGAATTTAACACGGGAAGAGTTCAGTGAAATAGCAGTTCAAGAAGTGTCTCGTTTATTACCACCTTCCTCGGCGCCACGTTATAGTGCGCGGAGAGAGAAAGCGCTTAGAATAAATTTGGATACcgaatga
- the Tsc1 gene encoding tuberous sclerosis 1 protein hamartin isoform X1, which produces MNINSIGIADIFNLLESNKLAEVEEIKKVFHEFFLCTKDNWLVNGLFDYYLSTNSLRAVEVLAGVRDPHDKHLLDRLSEALSKSGSNSQRIQTLTLLGHIARRQPTWLYKLTSHTLFRDLLKLLKMEADTLSLMSALLLLVMLVPMLPAALGPYLSEIFEVFGRLASYYHYQSSSVSSSPMHFTSTTVTGTIDKNHLYLLHLQVGLYSLFHRLYALYPCNFISYLKQQYMQREQLATFTHTVRPMLDSVRMHPLLVTASKDTEISATRWKKMEHHDVMAECGRFTLDKCREEVFSTTNSRSTPPLDYSSVCIPISTGGGIASSEIINGEDDTFWSPSMTVPPQSPQFPATSHEQRSAPSTPNNRSGTSPPEAAVEATPETTPVKDLRKLSTRQIPTGSAAVRALTAFGNGTVGPSSRPSTPVPVNPPVSGSLIGGGDGNNAHGLLSHKISKIMADRQTITQQKSFVNVDEDGRISETDTNQNGKNDSWQEDQEVLEIVSSQAAGKFESSKYIERQEQHNEKFQNAFTDLSQRVYQLRLYSQSQASEHFTNSNSLYKIRKSKSCPDIEIQKQIGHNKTNQETIIMGAKKLQETGTQTFELLPYEYLLLGILDQKTRMNVQNHIQKDTKSRLSPTTMLDRYVEACTRISNFSGDKTKTNTMKQKQKKENDGESEVAEEDALDIECATQLLQLMQMQLLFERQRREVHAERNRRLLGKLRDSRALEEHNSALTNRLKIMEEEVEGLKAELERNKKEACKIENIYKETVHHWQIKCVEEQQQNLTLKNRLESVELELTNEQKKVSDCEQRLRSTEASLFDAGHQLRVALKAADRSKELERTLDTVQKKFLLLGEAQLKLKESTDGLSPMTKQEATQIQKSYAEELTNLRRQVESRTSLIEALKVRLSELENKDARKEAQLVELQRLLQETKDQHEAELEAVESKYKAQVEINLLLEGRILELHGTLETATCGTTTLNNLASSASPKERSPPLSASLASSSEGSLAFIHSSTGIIMNDCCDTAGEIPNLQAIVEPAPSQATSPSRQNQQRRNPKQE; this is translated from the exons ATGAACATTAATTCAATAGGCATCGCTGATATCTTTAACTTATTGGAATCTAACAAACTTGCAGAggtagaagaaataaaaaaagtattcCATGAATTCTTTTTATGTA CAAAAGACAATTGGTTGGTTAATGGTCTTTTTGACTATTATCTATCAACAAATTCTTTGAGAGCCGTTGAGGTATTAGCCGGTGTTCGTGATCCGCATGACAAACATCTTTTAGACCGCTTATCAGAAGCTCTCTCTAAATCAGGAAGTAACAGCCAAAGAATTCAAACTCTTACGTTATTAGGTCATATCGCTCGTCGTCAACCTACTTGGTTGTATAAGCTTACCAGTCATACTTTGTTTCGGGATTTACTCAAGTTACTTAAG ATGGAAGCGGATACATTATCTCTTATGAGCGCGCTTCTTCTCTTGGTGATGTTGGTACCAATGTTACCTGCCGCTTTAGGACCGTATCTTTCAGAAATTTTCGAAGTGTTTGGTCGATTGGCTTCTTATTACCATTATCAATCTTCATCTGTATCTTCATCTCCTATGCATTTTACTTCTACAACTGTAACAGGAACTAttgataaaaatcatttataCTTATTACATCTACAA gtAGGGCTGTATAGTTTGTTTCATAGATTGTACGCTTTGTATCCTTGcaactttatttcatatttgaaacAACAATATATGCAACGTGAACAGTTGGCTACTTTTACCCATACAGTTAGACCTATGTTGGATTCGGTGCGTATGCACCCTTTACTTGTTACCGCATCTAAAGATACCGAAATTTCTGCTACTAG ATGGAAAAAAATGGAACATCATGATGTTATGGCAGAATGTGGTCGTTTTACGTTAGATAAATGTCGAGAAGAAGTATTTAGTACTACTAATTCACGTTCTACGCCACCTCTAG ATTACTCTTCGGTATGTATTCCGATAAGTACTGGTGGAGGAATAGCATCGTCGGAAATTATCAATGGTGAAGATGATACTTTTTGGTCACCCAGTATGACTGTACCACCACAGAGTCCTCAGTTTCCAGCTACATCTCATGAACAACGATCTGCTCCTTCAACACCCAACAATAGAAGTGGTACTTCTCCTCCGGAAGCTGCAGTTGAAGCTACTCCGGAAACAACTCCTGTTAAG gATTTGCGGAAATTGTCAACAAGACAAATACCTACGGGATCAGCAGCAGTCCGTGCACTTACTGCATTCGGTAATGGTACTGTAGGACCAAGTTCGAGGCCGTCTACCCCGGTTCCTGTAAATCCACCAGTGTCTGGTTCTCTAATCGGAGGCGGAGATGGAAACAATGCACATGGATTACTTTCGCACAAGATAAGCAAGATCATGGCTGATAGGCAAACTATTACACAACAAAAATCATTTGTCAACGTTGATGAAGATGGAAGAATTTCTGAAACGGATACGAATCAAAATGGGAAGAATGATTCGTGGCAGGAAGATCAAGAG GTTTTAGAAATTGTAAGCTCTCAAGCTGCTGGAAAGTTCGAAAGTTCAAAATATATTGAACGACAAGAACAACATaatgaaaaattccaaaatGCTTTCACAGATTTGTCTCAAAGAGTTTATCAGTTGCGCTTATACTCCCAGAGCCAGGCTTCAGAACACTTTACAAATTCAAATTCTCTTTATAAG ATTCGAAAAAGTAAATCTTGTCCCGATATcgaaattcaaaaacaaattGGTCATAATAAAACGAATCAAGAAACTATAATAATGGGGGCAAAAAAATTGCAGGAGACTGGAACCCAAACGTTTGAATTACTTCCTTACGAATATTTGTTGCTCGGAATCTTAGATCAGAAAACGCGAATGAATGTGCAAAACCATATCCAGAAAGATACCAAATCTAGATTGTCACCAACTACAATGCTAGATCGCTATGTCGAAGCTTGCACGCGTATTAGTAACTTTTCTGGTGATAAAACAA AAACTAACACAATGAAgcaaaaacaaaagaaagaaaacgacgGAGAATCTGAAGTAGCAGAAGAAGATGCATTAGACATCGAATGTGCAACTCAATTGTTACAACTTATGCAAATGCAATTGCTGTTCGAACGACAGCGTAGAGAAGTTCATGCTGAACGTAATCGAAGACTTCTCGGTAAACTGAGGGATTCGCGCGCGTTAGAAGAACATAATTCTGCTTTG ACTAATCGTTTGAAAATAAtggaagaagaagtagaaggatTAAAGGCTGAATTAGAACGTAACAAGAAAGAAGCTTGTAAAATTGAGAATATATATAAAGAAACAGTACATCATTGGCAAATCAAG tgtgtagaagaacaacaacagaaTCTGACGCTGAAAAATCGTCTGGAATCTGTTGAACTTGAATTAACGAATGAACAAAAAAAAGTATCAGACTGTGAACAACGACTTCGTTCTACAGAGGCTTCTCTGTTCGATGCAGGGCATCAATTAAGGGTAGCTTTAAAAGCTGCTGATCGTAGTAAAGAATTAGAACGTACCCTTgatactgtgcagaagaagttcCTTCTACTTGGAGAG GcacaattaaaattgaaagagagCACAGATGGTCTTTCACCCATGACCAAGCAAGAAGCAACGCAAATACAGAAGTCATACGCAGAAGAATTGACTA ATTTGCGGCGACAAGTGGAATCACGAACATCTCTTATAGAAGCCTTAAAAGTACGTCTAAGTGAACTAGAGAATAAAGATGCACGAAAAGAAGCGCAACTCGTAGAATTACAAAGGCTTTTGCAAGAAACAAAAGATCAGCACGAGGCTGAATTAGAAGCTGTTGAATCAAAGTATAAAGCGCAAGTTGAAATCAATCTTCTCCTTGAAGGGCGTATACTTGAACTTCATGGTACTCTAGAAACCGCCACTTGCGGTACCACCACTCTAAACAATTTAGCATCTTCGGCGTCACCTAAAGAAAGATCCCCGCCACTATCAGCTAGTTTAGCTTCTTCTAGCGAAGGAAGCCTTGCCTTTATTCATTCAAGTACTGGAATTATAATGAATGACTGCTGTGATACCGCAGGCGAAATTCCTAACCTTCAAGCCATTGTCGAGCCTGCACCAAGTCAAGCAACTTCACCGTCTCGTCAGAATCAACAAAGACGAAATCCTAAGCAAGAATAA
- the Tsc1 gene encoding tuberous sclerosis 1 protein hamartin isoform X2 codes for MNINSIGIADIFNLLESNKLAEVEEIKKVFHEFFLCTKDNWLVNGLFDYYLSTNSLRAVEVLAGVRDPHDKHLLDRLSEALSKSGSNSQRIQTLTLLGHIARRQPTWLYKLTSHTLFRDLLKLLKMEADTLSLMSALLLLVMLVPMLPAALGPYLSEIFEVFGRLASYYHYQSSSVSSSPMHFTSTTVTGTIDKNHLYLLHLQVGLYSLFHRLYALYPCNFISYLKQQYMQREQLATFTHTVRPMLDSVRMHPLLVTASKDTEISATRWKKMEHHDVMAECGRFTLDKCREEVFSTTNSRSTPPLDYSSVCIPISTGGGIASSEIINGEDDTFWSPSMTVPPQSPQFPATSHEQRSAPSTPNNRSGTSPPEAAVEATPETTPVKDLRKLSTRQIPTGSAAVRALTAFGNGTVGPSSRPSTPVPVNPPVSGSLIGGGDGNNAHGLLSHKISKIMADRQTITQQKSFVNVDEDGRISETDTNQNGKNDSWQEDQEVLEIVSSQAAGKFESSKYIERQEQHNEKFQNAFTDLSQRVYQLRLYSQSQASEHFTNSNSLYKETGTQTFELLPYEYLLLGILDQKTRMNVQNHIQKDTKSRLSPTTMLDRYVEACTRISNFSGDKTKTNTMKQKQKKENDGESEVAEEDALDIECATQLLQLMQMQLLFERQRREVHAERNRRLLGKLRDSRALEEHNSALTNRLKIMEEEVEGLKAELERNKKEACKIENIYKETVHHWQIKCVEEQQQNLTLKNRLESVELELTNEQKKVSDCEQRLRSTEASLFDAGHQLRVALKAADRSKELERTLDTVQKKFLLLGEAQLKLKESTDGLSPMTKQEATQIQKSYAEELTNLRRQVESRTSLIEALKVRLSELENKDARKEAQLVELQRLLQETKDQHEAELEAVESKYKAQVEINLLLEGRILELHGTLETATCGTTTLNNLASSASPKERSPPLSASLASSSEGSLAFIHSSTGIIMNDCCDTAGEIPNLQAIVEPAPSQATSPSRQNQQRRNPKQE; via the exons ATGAACATTAATTCAATAGGCATCGCTGATATCTTTAACTTATTGGAATCTAACAAACTTGCAGAggtagaagaaataaaaaaagtattcCATGAATTCTTTTTATGTA CAAAAGACAATTGGTTGGTTAATGGTCTTTTTGACTATTATCTATCAACAAATTCTTTGAGAGCCGTTGAGGTATTAGCCGGTGTTCGTGATCCGCATGACAAACATCTTTTAGACCGCTTATCAGAAGCTCTCTCTAAATCAGGAAGTAACAGCCAAAGAATTCAAACTCTTACGTTATTAGGTCATATCGCTCGTCGTCAACCTACTTGGTTGTATAAGCTTACCAGTCATACTTTGTTTCGGGATTTACTCAAGTTACTTAAG ATGGAAGCGGATACATTATCTCTTATGAGCGCGCTTCTTCTCTTGGTGATGTTGGTACCAATGTTACCTGCCGCTTTAGGACCGTATCTTTCAGAAATTTTCGAAGTGTTTGGTCGATTGGCTTCTTATTACCATTATCAATCTTCATCTGTATCTTCATCTCCTATGCATTTTACTTCTACAACTGTAACAGGAACTAttgataaaaatcatttataCTTATTACATCTACAA gtAGGGCTGTATAGTTTGTTTCATAGATTGTACGCTTTGTATCCTTGcaactttatttcatatttgaaacAACAATATATGCAACGTGAACAGTTGGCTACTTTTACCCATACAGTTAGACCTATGTTGGATTCGGTGCGTATGCACCCTTTACTTGTTACCGCATCTAAAGATACCGAAATTTCTGCTACTAG ATGGAAAAAAATGGAACATCATGATGTTATGGCAGAATGTGGTCGTTTTACGTTAGATAAATGTCGAGAAGAAGTATTTAGTACTACTAATTCACGTTCTACGCCACCTCTAG ATTACTCTTCGGTATGTATTCCGATAAGTACTGGTGGAGGAATAGCATCGTCGGAAATTATCAATGGTGAAGATGATACTTTTTGGTCACCCAGTATGACTGTACCACCACAGAGTCCTCAGTTTCCAGCTACATCTCATGAACAACGATCTGCTCCTTCAACACCCAACAATAGAAGTGGTACTTCTCCTCCGGAAGCTGCAGTTGAAGCTACTCCGGAAACAACTCCTGTTAAG gATTTGCGGAAATTGTCAACAAGACAAATACCTACGGGATCAGCAGCAGTCCGTGCACTTACTGCATTCGGTAATGGTACTGTAGGACCAAGTTCGAGGCCGTCTACCCCGGTTCCTGTAAATCCACCAGTGTCTGGTTCTCTAATCGGAGGCGGAGATGGAAACAATGCACATGGATTACTTTCGCACAAGATAAGCAAGATCATGGCTGATAGGCAAACTATTACACAACAAAAATCATTTGTCAACGTTGATGAAGATGGAAGAATTTCTGAAACGGATACGAATCAAAATGGGAAGAATGATTCGTGGCAGGAAGATCAAGAG GTTTTAGAAATTGTAAGCTCTCAAGCTGCTGGAAAGTTCGAAAGTTCAAAATATATTGAACGACAAGAACAACATaatgaaaaattccaaaatGCTTTCACAGATTTGTCTCAAAGAGTTTATCAGTTGCGCTTATACTCCCAGAGCCAGGCTTCAGAACACTTTACAAATTCAAATTCTCTTTATAAG GAGACTGGAACCCAAACGTTTGAATTACTTCCTTACGAATATTTGTTGCTCGGAATCTTAGATCAGAAAACGCGAATGAATGTGCAAAACCATATCCAGAAAGATACCAAATCTAGATTGTCACCAACTACAATGCTAGATCGCTATGTCGAAGCTTGCACGCGTATTAGTAACTTTTCTGGTGATAAAACAA AAACTAACACAATGAAgcaaaaacaaaagaaagaaaacgacgGAGAATCTGAAGTAGCAGAAGAAGATGCATTAGACATCGAATGTGCAACTCAATTGTTACAACTTATGCAAATGCAATTGCTGTTCGAACGACAGCGTAGAGAAGTTCATGCTGAACGTAATCGAAGACTTCTCGGTAAACTGAGGGATTCGCGCGCGTTAGAAGAACATAATTCTGCTTTG ACTAATCGTTTGAAAATAAtggaagaagaagtagaaggatTAAAGGCTGAATTAGAACGTAACAAGAAAGAAGCTTGTAAAATTGAGAATATATATAAAGAAACAGTACATCATTGGCAAATCAAG tgtgtagaagaacaacaacagaaTCTGACGCTGAAAAATCGTCTGGAATCTGTTGAACTTGAATTAACGAATGAACAAAAAAAAGTATCAGACTGTGAACAACGACTTCGTTCTACAGAGGCTTCTCTGTTCGATGCAGGGCATCAATTAAGGGTAGCTTTAAAAGCTGCTGATCGTAGTAAAGAATTAGAACGTACCCTTgatactgtgcagaagaagttcCTTCTACTTGGAGAG GcacaattaaaattgaaagagagCACAGATGGTCTTTCACCCATGACCAAGCAAGAAGCAACGCAAATACAGAAGTCATACGCAGAAGAATTGACTA ATTTGCGGCGACAAGTGGAATCACGAACATCTCTTATAGAAGCCTTAAAAGTACGTCTAAGTGAACTAGAGAATAAAGATGCACGAAAAGAAGCGCAACTCGTAGAATTACAAAGGCTTTTGCAAGAAACAAAAGATCAGCACGAGGCTGAATTAGAAGCTGTTGAATCAAAGTATAAAGCGCAAGTTGAAATCAATCTTCTCCTTGAAGGGCGTATACTTGAACTTCATGGTACTCTAGAAACCGCCACTTGCGGTACCACCACTCTAAACAATTTAGCATCTTCGGCGTCACCTAAAGAAAGATCCCCGCCACTATCAGCTAGTTTAGCTTCTTCTAGCGAAGGAAGCCTTGCCTTTATTCATTCAAGTACTGGAATTATAATGAATGACTGCTGTGATACCGCAGGCGAAATTCCTAACCTTCAAGCCATTGTCGAGCCTGCACCAAGTCAAGCAACTTCACCGTCTCGTCAGAATCAACAAAGACGAAATCCTAAGCAAGAATAA